A genomic window from Salvelinus namaycush isolate Seneca chromosome 5, SaNama_1.0, whole genome shotgun sequence includes:
- the cnfn gene encoding cornifelin homolog, with the protein MAYQSEMVISSQPQVTINNYTVTTSGSSDWSSNVCDCCDDCGICLCATFVPCILGCKVAQDNGDSCCVPFLPGALIALRTSIRSKYRIPGSVCDDWVVMTCLPFCGLCQMAREQKMRG; encoded by the exons ATGGCTTATCAGAGTGAGATGGTGATCAGCTCCCAGCCTCAGGTCACCATCAACAACTACACCGTGACCACCTCTGGGTCCTCAGATTGGAGCTCCAACGTTTGTGACTGCTGCGATGACTGTGGCATCT GTCTGTGTGCGACCTTCGTGCCCTGTATCCTGGGCTGTAAGGTTGCACAGGACAATGGGGACAGTTGCTGTGTGCCTTTCCTCCCTGGAGCCTTGATCGCCCTGAGGACAAGCATCCGCAGCAAATACCGCATCCCT GGTTCCGTGTGTGATGACTGGGTAGTCATGACCTGCCTGCCTTTCTGCGGACTCTGTCAGATGGCCAGGGAGCAGAAGATGAGAGGCTGA